In one window of Pseudomonas putida DNA:
- the cmoA gene encoding carboxy-S-adenosyl-L-methionine synthase CmoA encodes MSQDPDRLFAQPLEQVPDFVFNEDVVRVFPDMIKRSVPGYPTIVENLGVLAARFAQPHTALYDLGASLGAVTQSLRRHVRHDGCRVIAVDNSAAMVERCRQYLTAQDSMFQELQPVQVIEADILALPFEPASVVAMNFTLQFIAPEQRLALLARIHQALLPGGALILSEKLRFDDVQEQDLLNDLHLDFKRANGYSDLEIAQKRSAIEHVMKPDTLQAHQERLHSAGFSKVIPWFQCLNFASLIALP; translated from the coding sequence GTGAGCCAAGACCCCGACCGCCTTTTCGCCCAACCCCTGGAGCAGGTGCCCGACTTCGTCTTCAACGAGGACGTGGTGCGTGTGTTCCCGGACATGATCAAGCGCTCGGTACCCGGCTACCCGACCATCGTCGAGAACCTCGGCGTGCTCGCCGCACGCTTCGCTCAACCACACACCGCGCTGTACGATCTTGGCGCCTCGCTGGGCGCAGTGACCCAGTCGCTGCGCCGCCATGTGCGCCACGACGGTTGCCGGGTGATTGCGGTAGACAACTCAGCAGCCATGGTCGAACGCTGCCGCCAGTACCTCACCGCACAGGACTCGATGTTCCAGGAACTGCAGCCAGTGCAGGTGATCGAAGCCGACATCCTTGCCCTGCCCTTCGAGCCCGCCTCCGTGGTGGCGATGAACTTCACCCTGCAGTTCATTGCCCCTGAGCAGCGCCTGGCCCTGCTCGCGCGCATTCACCAAGCGCTGCTGCCAGGTGGCGCGCTGATCCTGTCCGAGAAACTGCGCTTCGACGACGTACAGGAACAGGACCTGCTCAACGACCTGCACCTGGACTTCAAGCGTGCCAATGGCTACAGCGATCTGGAAATCGCCCAGAAGCGCAGCGCCATCGAGCACGTGATGAAGCCCGACACCCTGCAAGCCCACCAGGAGCGCCTCCACTCCGCCGGCTTCTCGAAAGTCATACCCTGGTTCCAATGCCTCAATTTCGCCTCGCTGATAGCCCTGCCATGA